A single region of the Gossypium arboreum isolate Shixiya-1 chromosome 12, ASM2569848v2, whole genome shotgun sequence genome encodes:
- the LOC108465560 gene encoding ribosomal protein S12, mitochondrial gives MPTLNQLIRHGREEKRRTDRTRASDQCPQKQGVCPRVLTRTPKKPNSALRKIAKVRLSNRHDIFAYIPGEGHNSQEHSMVLIRGGRVKDLPGVKSHCIRGVKDLLGIPDRRRGRSKYGPRPFVSSSSINPGKVSQIEFQNQDKI, from the coding sequence ATGCCTACATTAAATCAATTGATTCGTCATGGTAGAGAAGAAAAACGGCGCACGGACCGTACTCGAGCTTCGGATCAATGTCCCCAGAAGCAAGGAGTATGCCCGCGTGTTTTAACGAGAACACCGAAAAAACCTAATTCAGCTCTACGTAAGATAGCTAAAGTACGGTTGAGCAATCGACATGATATATTTGCTTATATTCCAGGCGAAGGTCATAATTCGCAGGAACATTCTATGGTCTTAATAAGAGGAGGCAGAGTGAAAGATTTGCCAGGTGTGAAATCCCATTGTATTCGAGGAGTCAAGGATTTGCTGGGAATTCCGGATCGAAGAAGAGGCAGATCAAAATATGGTCCTCGCCCTTTTGTTAGCAGCTCTTCGATCAACCCAGGAAAGGTGTCTCAAATTGAGTTTCAGAATCAAGATAAAATTTAA
- the LOC128285190 gene encoding NADH-ubiquinone oxidoreductase chain 3 encodes MSEFAPISIYLVISPLVSLILLGLPFPFASNSSTYPEKLSAYECGFDPFGDARSRFDIRFYLVSILFIIPDPEVTFSFPWAVPPNKIDLFGFWSMMAFLLILTIGSFYEWKRGASDRE; translated from the coding sequence ATGTCAGAATTTGCACCTATTTCTATCTATTTAGTGATTAGTCCGCTAGTTTCTTTGATCCTACTTGGTCTTCCTTTTCCATTTGCTTCCAATAGTTCGACCTATCCAGAAAAATTGTCGGCCTACGAATGTGGTTTCGATCCTTTCGGTGATGCCAGAAGTCGTTTCGATATAAGATTTTATCttgtttcaattttatttattatccCTGATCCGGAAgtaaccttttcctttccttggGCAGTACCTCCCAACAAGATTGATCTCTTTGGATTTTGGTCCATGATGgcctttttattgattttgacGATTGGATCtttttatgaatggaaaaggGGTGCTTCGGATCGGGAGTAA